The following proteins come from a genomic window of Leisingera daeponensis DSM 23529:
- a CDS encoding ExbD/TolR family protein: protein MDLTDPPRRPRSESIVPMINVVFLLLIFFLMTSRLAQPDPFEVTPPEAALDTEATAEAVLYVDAQGQMHFDGAGGEAAIARLAAAGAGSPAVQLRADAGLEAAALARILRRLAAAGLSRAELTVRPQ, encoded by the coding sequence ATGGACCTGACCGATCCCCCCCGCCGCCCGCGCTCCGAATCCATCGTGCCGATGATCAACGTGGTGTTCCTGCTGCTGATTTTCTTCCTGATGACCTCGCGTCTGGCCCAGCCGGACCCGTTCGAGGTCACCCCGCCCGAGGCCGCGCTGGACACCGAAGCCACGGCGGAGGCTGTGCTCTACGTTGATGCGCAAGGCCAGATGCACTTTGACGGCGCCGGAGGAGAGGCCGCGATTGCCCGGCTGGCCGCGGCCGGCGCAGGCAGCCCCGCGGTGCAGCTGCGGGCCGATGCCGGGCTGGAAGCCGCGGCGCTGGCGCGGATCCTGCGGCGGCTGGCGGCCGCCGGGCTCAGCCGGGCCGAACTAACGGTGCGCCCGCAATGA
- a CDS encoding TonB-dependent siderophore receptor: MILRRTAASACALLAAMPALAEVVELEQINVNQHSGEGFFGESVSLETGTIAKTGDPIAQTPRSVTVVTAQEIAARGAQNVEQALQYSAGIVGGQWGLDNRSDWYLVRGFRASTLHDGLPARYGFYNDTKPEPFLLNSVEVLKGPASGLYGSGSVGGVVNTTSKTAAQDAENLLQLQLGSHDRKQVAADVSGDLNASGTLRYRFAGVLRDAETQVDHSQDDVLALAPSITWQPNADTELTVLANYQENNGSPLIQFASIYGTLLPATGFGNGDFLPNSVFVGEPGFDRFDSEQRAITAMFKHRFNPVWSLNANARYLEAEALYQHAWWAFDNTGTGRYNPDGTINRTFYRAENKLKTWAIDAYATAEYAAGGFDMRTFAGVSYSRGHYDSDSGYGAQVGPIDPFNPVYAGYPSITVADTPGTSITEAGAYVQHRAVYDDRLFIDLGLRYGDIETGPSTGSFGATSIAAKDSEWTGNAAVMYRFSNGLAPYVSYAESFRQDAIGTDAAGNPFEPTRGEQVEIGVKYQPPGTDTLLTAAVFDLTKSNLSVADPGNPGFQVQTGEASARGLELEAYHRFGDLTVDAAYTYLDTEDAEGDYIAQVPKNAASLWLNYAPLEGRLQGWTLGAGVRYNGEAWGGSSTYLTPSYTLYDAAVSYGQDNWLVSLNLRNLSDERYVSTCAGGACYFGDGRNVALTLTTKF, encoded by the coding sequence ATGATTCTGCGACGTACTGCTGCGTCAGCTTGCGCCCTGCTGGCAGCCATGCCGGCACTGGCCGAAGTTGTCGAGCTTGAACAAATCAACGTAAACCAGCACAGCGGCGAGGGCTTCTTTGGCGAAAGCGTCTCGCTGGAGACCGGCACCATTGCCAAGACCGGCGACCCGATTGCACAAACGCCGCGGTCGGTGACGGTTGTGACCGCCCAGGAAATCGCCGCGCGCGGCGCTCAGAACGTGGAGCAGGCGCTGCAATACTCCGCGGGCATCGTCGGCGGCCAGTGGGGGCTGGACAACCGCTCCGACTGGTATCTGGTCCGCGGCTTCAGGGCCAGCACGCTGCATGACGGGCTGCCCGCCCGCTATGGGTTCTATAATGACACCAAGCCTGAGCCATTCCTGCTGAACAGCGTCGAAGTGCTGAAAGGGCCGGCCTCCGGGCTTTATGGCAGCGGCTCGGTCGGCGGGGTGGTGAACACCACCTCGAAAACCGCGGCACAGGACGCTGAAAACCTGCTGCAACTGCAGTTGGGGTCGCATGACCGCAAGCAGGTTGCCGCGGATGTGAGCGGTGATCTGAACGCAAGCGGCACCCTGCGCTACCGTTTCGCCGGGGTGCTGCGGGACGCGGAAACCCAGGTCGATCATTCGCAGGACGATGTGCTGGCGCTGGCGCCGTCCATCACCTGGCAGCCCAATGCGGATACCGAGCTGACGGTGCTGGCCAACTATCAGGAAAACAACGGCAGCCCGCTGATCCAGTTCGCCTCCATCTATGGCACGCTGCTGCCCGCGACGGGGTTCGGAAATGGCGATTTCCTCCCGAACAGCGTCTTTGTTGGCGAGCCGGGGTTTGACCGGTTCGACAGCGAGCAGCGCGCCATCACCGCGATGTTCAAGCACCGGTTCAACCCGGTCTGGAGCCTGAACGCCAACGCGCGCTATCTGGAGGCCGAAGCGCTGTACCAGCACGCCTGGTGGGCCTTCGACAACACCGGCACCGGCCGGTACAATCCGGACGGCACCATCAACCGCACCTTCTACCGCGCGGAAAACAAGCTGAAGACCTGGGCGATAGACGCCTATGCTACCGCGGAATATGCGGCTGGCGGCTTTGACATGCGGACCTTTGCCGGGGTCAGCTACAGCCGCGGGCATTATGACAGCGATAGCGGTTATGGCGCCCAGGTTGGCCCCATCGACCCGTTCAACCCCGTCTATGCGGGTTATCCGTCGATCACCGTGGCCGACACGCCCGGCACCTCGATCACCGAGGCCGGCGCCTATGTGCAGCATCGCGCGGTCTATGACGACCGGCTGTTCATTGATCTGGGCCTGCGCTACGGCGACATCGAAACCGGGCCGAGCACGGGCAGCTTCGGTGCCACGAGCATCGCCGCCAAGGACAGCGAGTGGACCGGCAATGCCGCGGTGATGTACCGGTTTAGCAACGGTCTGGCCCCCTACGTCAGCTATGCCGAAAGCTTCCGCCAGGATGCGATCGGCACCGATGCGGCGGGCAACCCGTTTGAGCCGACCCGGGGCGAGCAGGTTGAAATCGGGGTGAAATACCAGCCGCCTGGCACCGATACGCTGCTGACGGCGGCAGTGTTCGACCTGACCAAATCGAACCTGTCGGTGGCCGATCCGGGCAACCCGGGCTTTCAGGTGCAAACGGGCGAAGCCTCCGCCAGGGGGCTGGAGCTGGAGGCGTACCACCGCTTCGGCGATCTGACGGTTGATGCCGCCTATACCTATCTCGATACCGAGGATGCGGAGGGCGACTACATCGCCCAGGTGCCCAAGAACGCGGCGTCGCTGTGGCTGAACTACGCACCGCTGGAGGGCCGGCTGCAGGGTTGGACCCTGGGCGCCGGGGTCCGCTACAATGGCGAGGCCTGGGGCGGATCCAGCACCTATCTGACGCCGTCCTACACGCTGTACGACGCGGCGGTGTCTTATGGCCAGGACAACTGGCTGGTGTCGCTGAACCTGCGCAACCTGAGCGATGAGCGGTATGTCAGCACCTGTGCGGGCGGTGCCTGCTACTTTGGCGACGGGCGCAATGTGGCGCTGACGCTGACCACGAAGTTCTGA
- a CDS encoding siderophore-interacting protein: MTLRPAFPLQADTDLPMLPFPDVRQAVLAMAQEHELPVIEASAAAVTVEIAGFGHYRFGARNGGTAIGVSAALPDRLHMLKDGIAAHLDEIRPGASAALRWPGAAAAGSLPPNVHFTTVQSITPVGSAFLRVRVKSPDLASFQDDAIHFRLLLPPAGCAEPDWPRLSETGATVWPKGETALHRPVYTTRWISHEAGLMEFDIFLHDGGRATEWARNATPGDRLVLAGPGGGGVPDTSNILLFADETALPAAARILESLPRDSAGAAVLLSSGGKDCGYPVTAPAGVSLTWLRRDGGHSLAERALAARKRAPGHFLWFACEKAEVQRLRAALQQDKPAPGTSYIAAYWSQS; the protein is encoded by the coding sequence ATGACCCTCCGCCCCGCCTTTCCGCTGCAAGCGGACACCGACCTGCCGATGCTGCCGTTCCCGGACGTCCGCCAAGCCGTCCTGGCAATGGCGCAGGAGCATGAGCTGCCGGTGATCGAGGCCAGCGCCGCCGCCGTCACGGTGGAGATCGCAGGCTTTGGCCACTACCGCTTTGGCGCAAGGAACGGCGGCACGGCGATCGGCGTTTCGGCGGCCCTGCCGGACCGGCTGCACATGCTGAAGGACGGTATCGCCGCGCATCTGGACGAGATCCGGCCCGGTGCCTCCGCCGCCCTGCGCTGGCCCGGCGCCGCCGCCGCTGGCAGCCTGCCGCCCAATGTCCATTTCACCACGGTCCAGTCGATCACCCCGGTCGGCAGCGCCTTCCTGCGCGTCCGGGTCAAATCCCCGGACCTCGCCAGTTTCCAGGACGATGCCATCCACTTCCGCCTGCTGCTGCCGCCCGCGGGCTGTGCCGAGCCGGACTGGCCCCGGCTGTCGGAAACCGGCGCCACCGTCTGGCCCAAGGGAGAGACCGCGCTGCACCGCCCGGTCTACACCACCCGCTGGATCAGCCATGAGGCCGGGCTGATGGAGTTCGACATCTTCCTGCACGATGGAGGGCGGGCAACCGAGTGGGCGCGCAACGCAACTCCGGGGGACCGGCTGGTCCTTGCAGGCCCCGGCGGCGGCGGCGTCCCGGACACCTCGAACATCCTGCTGTTCGCCGACGAAACCGCCCTGCCCGCCGCCGCCCGCATCCTGGAAAGCCTGCCGCGGGACAGCGCGGGCGCGGCGGTTCTGCTCAGCTCCGGCGGCAAGGACTGCGGCTATCCGGTGACCGCCCCGGCAGGCGTCTCCCTGACCTGGCTGCGCCGCGATGGCGGGCACAGCCTGGCAGAGCGCGCCCTGGCCGCACGCAAACGCGCGCCCGGCCATTTCCTGTGGTTTGCCTGCGAAAAGGCCGAGGTGCAGCGCCTGCGCGCAGCCCTCCAGCAGGACAAACCCGCCCCCGGAACCAGCTATATCGCCGCATATTGGAGCCAATCATGA
- a CDS encoding ABC transporter ATP-binding protein: MTLLTLRGVEASYGPAQALFGVGLEIGEGEVVALMGRNGMGKSTTIKTICGMLAPSKGELRFDGHDLRQMPSYKIARLGVGLVPEGRRCFAPLTVEENLIAAARPGPWDMRRVAELFPRLEERRTQTAGSLSGGEQQMLTIGRALMTNPRLLILDEATEGLAPVVRQEIWAAIGWLKREAGLAILVVDKSLRELSAIADRAVILNKGSNAWGGSIGDLPAEVADRYLGV, from the coding sequence ATGACCCTGCTGACCTTACGGGGCGTCGAGGCCTCTTACGGCCCGGCGCAGGCCTTGTTCGGCGTCGGTCTGGAGATCGGCGAGGGCGAGGTGGTGGCGCTGATGGGCCGCAACGGGATGGGCAAATCCACCACCATCAAGACCATCTGCGGGATGCTGGCACCCTCCAAGGGGGAGCTGCGGTTTGACGGCCATGACCTGCGCCAGATGCCGTCCTACAAGATCGCGCGGCTGGGGGTCGGGCTGGTGCCCGAGGGGCGGCGCTGCTTTGCGCCGCTGACGGTGGAGGAGAATCTGATTGCCGCGGCCCGGCCCGGACCTTGGGACATGCGGCGGGTGGCAGAGCTGTTCCCGCGGCTGGAGGAACGGCGGACGCAGACCGCCGGGTCGCTGTCCGGCGGTGAGCAGCAGATGCTGACCATCGGCCGCGCCCTGATGACCAACCCGCGCCTGCTGATCCTGGATGAAGCGACCGAAGGCCTGGCGCCGGTGGTGCGGCAGGAGATCTGGGCTGCGATCGGGTGGCTCAAGCGGGAGGCGGGGCTGGCCATTCTGGTGGTGGACAAATCGCTGCGGGAGCTGTCGGCCATCGCCGACCGCGCGGTGATCCTCAACAAGGGCAGCAACGCCTGGGGCGGCAGTATCGGCGATTTGCCGGCAGAGGTGGCGGACCGCTATCTGGGGGTGTGA
- a CDS encoding branched-chain amino acid ABC transporter permease, producing the protein MMLTRESLLNWAMIAALLIVPLAAWSLDEPFIITLATKAAILALAGVGLNIALGLGGLISLGHAAFFGIGGYAMGILAAHAQNYEPLFEWPFLFEGSNQMPLIWLVAVVFSALAALVIGALSLRTSGVYFIMITLAFGQMLYYFAISWSAYGGEDGLSIWVRNEFPGLNTLDPIQFFAIAYVILCLALFFAARLARSPFGLALAAARQNEDRVQAVGLTPFTLRLTAFVISGAITGLAGALFADLNRFVSPTMLSWHTSGEIMIFVILGGVGRLYGPVAGAALYIILEHLLGGISDYWQIFLGVLLLLIVLFARGGLIGALAGREKAHG; encoded by the coding sequence ATGATGCTGACGCGCGAGAGCCTGCTTAATTGGGCGATGATTGCGGCGCTGCTGATCGTGCCGCTGGCGGCGTGGTCGCTGGATGAGCCGTTCATCATCACGCTCGCCACCAAGGCCGCGATCCTGGCGCTGGCCGGGGTTGGGCTGAACATTGCCCTCGGCCTTGGCGGGCTGATCAGCCTGGGCCATGCGGCATTTTTCGGGATCGGCGGCTATGCCATGGGCATCCTGGCCGCCCATGCCCAGAATTATGAGCCGCTGTTTGAATGGCCGTTTCTGTTCGAGGGCAGCAACCAGATGCCGCTGATCTGGCTGGTGGCGGTGGTCTTCAGCGCGCTGGCCGCACTGGTGATCGGGGCACTGTCCTTGCGCACCTCGGGCGTCTATTTCATCATGATCACGCTCGCATTCGGCCAGATGCTCTATTACTTCGCGATCAGCTGGAGCGCTTATGGCGGCGAGGACGGGCTGTCGATCTGGGTGCGCAATGAATTTCCGGGCCTCAACACCCTTGATCCGATCCAGTTCTTTGCCATTGCCTATGTGATCCTGTGCCTGGCGCTGTTTTTTGCCGCCCGGCTGGCGCGCTCTCCTTTCGGGCTGGCGCTGGCGGCGGCGCGGCAGAACGAGGACCGGGTGCAGGCGGTGGGGCTTACGCCCTTCACCCTGCGGCTGACGGCATTCGTGATTTCCGGCGCCATCACCGGGCTGGCGGGGGCGCTGTTTGCGGACCTCAACCGCTTTGTCAGCCCGACCATGCTGAGCTGGCACACCAGCGGCGAAATCATGATCTTTGTGATCCTGGGCGGGGTCGGGCGGCTGTACGGGCCGGTTGCGGGTGCGGCGCTGTATATCATTCTGGAGCACCTGTTGGGCGGCATCAGCGATTACTGGCAGATTTTCCTGGGCGTGCTCTTGCTGCTGATCGTGCTGTTTGCCCGCGGCGGGCTGATCGGGGCGCTGGCAGGACGGGAGAAGGCGCATGGCTGA
- a CDS encoding branched-chain amino acid ABC transporter permease, with translation MTYILVLEQILNGLQLGVMLFLMAAGLTLVFGVMGLINLAHGSLYMVGAFAAAAVAGWTGSFLLALIASLAAAAAAGALMELVVIRRLYRRDHLDQVLATFALILIFSEGTRWLFGSFPLFLDVPSYLSGPVSLPGGIEYPLYRLTIILIGLGIAAGLFLLIARTRIGIQIRAGEADREMIAALGVDISKLYTLVFALGAALAGLAGALVGAIQSVQVGMGEPVLILAFVVIVIGGIGSIKGALAGALLVGMTDTLGGVFLPKLFALFLDPASAASAGASLASMLIYILMAAILLVRPSGLYGGSA, from the coding sequence ATGACTTATATTCTTGTTCTGGAGCAGATCCTGAATGGGCTCCAGCTCGGGGTGATGCTGTTCCTGATGGCAGCCGGGCTGACGCTGGTGTTCGGGGTGATGGGGCTGATCAACCTCGCCCATGGCTCGCTTTACATGGTGGGCGCCTTTGCAGCGGCTGCCGTTGCGGGCTGGACCGGGTCGTTCCTGCTGGCGCTGATCGCCAGCCTTGCCGCTGCGGCGGCTGCCGGCGCGCTGATGGAGCTGGTGGTGATCCGGCGCCTCTACCGGCGCGACCATCTGGACCAAGTGCTGGCGACCTTCGCGCTGATCCTGATCTTTTCCGAGGGCACCCGCTGGCTGTTCGGCTCCTTCCCGCTGTTTCTGGATGTGCCGTCCTACCTCTCCGGGCCGGTGAGCCTGCCGGGCGGCATTGAATATCCGCTCTACCGGCTGACCATCATCCTGATCGGATTGGGCATTGCCGCCGGGCTGTTCCTGCTGATCGCCCGCACCCGCATCGGCATCCAGATCCGCGCAGGCGAGGCCGACCGGGAGATGATTGCGGCGCTTGGCGTTGATATCTCGAAACTCTACACGCTGGTCTTTGCCCTGGGCGCGGCGCTGGCCGGGCTGGCGGGCGCGCTGGTCGGCGCGATCCAGTCGGTGCAGGTCGGCATGGGCGAGCCTGTGCTGATCCTCGCCTTTGTGGTGATCGTCATTGGCGGTATCGGCTCCATCAAGGGCGCGCTGGCGGGTGCGCTCTTGGTGGGGATGACCGACACCCTGGGCGGCGTGTTCCTGCCGAAGCTGTTTGCGCTGTTCCTGGACCCGGCCAGCGCGGCCTCTGCCGGGGCGTCGCTGGCGTCGATGCTGATCTATATCCTGATGGCGGCAATCCTGCTGGTGCGCCCCTCTGGCCTTTATGGAGGGAGCGCATGA
- a CDS encoding ABC transporter ATP-binding protein — MAEAVLRAQGLSKSYGALQASKDVSLDLRPGEIHALIGPNGAGKSTLIKQIAGNIAPDSGRVELLGRDVTALDTVARARMGLGRTFQISALAMEYTVLQNAVLGALGGRGRPFHFFRNVMKDPELLEQARDALERVGLTDDANRRTADLSHGQRRQLEVAVALTLRPRLFLMDEPMAGLGAAGSKALTGFLDGLRQEAPILLVEHDMDAVFALADRISVLVYGQIIATGTADEIRANAEVRRAYLGEEDAA, encoded by the coding sequence ATGGCTGAGGCGGTTCTGAGGGCACAAGGCCTGAGCAAGAGCTATGGCGCGCTGCAGGCCAGCAAAGATGTCTCGCTGGACCTGCGGCCCGGTGAAATCCACGCGCTGATCGGGCCGAACGGGGCGGGTAAATCCACCCTGATCAAGCAGATCGCGGGCAATATCGCGCCGGACAGCGGACGGGTGGAACTGCTGGGCCGCGACGTGACCGCGCTGGACACGGTGGCGCGGGCGCGGATGGGGCTGGGGCGGACGTTCCAGATCTCGGCGCTGGCGATGGAATACACGGTCTTGCAGAACGCGGTGCTGGGGGCGCTTGGCGGGCGGGGCAGGCCGTTCCATTTTTTCCGCAACGTGATGAAGGACCCGGAGCTGCTGGAGCAGGCGCGCGACGCGCTGGAGCGGGTGGGGCTGACGGATGATGCAAACCGCCGCACCGCCGACCTGTCGCATGGCCAGCGCCGCCAGCTGGAGGTGGCGGTGGCGCTGACGCTGAGGCCCAGGCTGTTCCTGATGGATGAGCCGATGGCGGGGCTGGGTGCGGCCGGGTCCAAGGCGCTGACAGGGTTCCTGGACGGATTGCGGCAGGAGGCGCCGATCCTGCTGGTGGAACATGACATGGACGCGGTCTTTGCGCTCGCGGACCGGATCAGCGTGCTGGTCTACGGCCAGATCATCGCCACCGGCACCGCGGATGAGATCCGCGCCAACGCCGAGGTGCGCCGCGCCTATCTGGGAGAGGAGGACGCCGCATGA
- a CDS encoding ABC transporter substrate-binding protein, whose amino-acid sequence MKTIRMLAMAAAVPALAAAAQADTKIGMITTLSGGGAGLGVDVRDGFMLAIEQDGREGVEVVIEDDQRKPEAAVQIADRMIQSEKVDIMTGIIWSNLAMAVVPAATAQGVFYLSPNAGPSALAGKRCHPNYFNVAWQNDNLHEAAGAYANEAGLKNSFILAPNYPAGQDALTGYKRMYEGALAGEIYTQLGQTDYAAEIAQIRASGADSVYFFLPGGMGISFLKQYAGSGVGLPVVGPAFSFDQGILQAVGDAALGVKNTSQWNKDIDNEANAAFVASFQEKYGRLPSLYASQGFDTANLILSALDKAEPADQDAFRAALKAADFASVRGSFKFGDNHHPIQDIYVREVIKEGDVYTNKIIATGLKDHADAYGGECKM is encoded by the coding sequence ATGAAGACCATTCGGATGCTCGCCATGGCAGCGGCGGTTCCGGCGCTGGCGGCCGCGGCCCAGGCCGACACCAAGATCGGCATGATCACCACCCTGTCCGGCGGCGGCGCGGGGCTGGGCGTGGATGTGCGCGACGGTTTCATGCTGGCGATCGAACAGGACGGCCGCGAGGGCGTCGAGGTGGTGATCGAGGACGATCAGCGCAAGCCCGAAGCGGCGGTGCAGATTGCCGACCGGATGATCCAGTCCGAGAAGGTGGACATCATGACCGGCATCATCTGGTCGAACCTGGCGATGGCGGTGGTGCCCGCCGCAACCGCGCAGGGCGTGTTCTACCTGTCGCCGAACGCTGGCCCCTCGGCGCTGGCGGGCAAGCGCTGCCATCCGAATTATTTCAACGTCGCCTGGCAGAACGACAACCTGCACGAGGCCGCGGGCGCCTACGCCAATGAGGCGGGGCTGAAGAACAGCTTCATCCTGGCGCCGAACTATCCGGCGGGGCAGGACGCGCTGACCGGCTACAAGCGGATGTACGAGGGCGCGCTGGCCGGTGAGATCTACACCCAGCTCGGCCAGACCGACTATGCCGCAGAGATCGCGCAGATCCGGGCGTCGGGTGCTGACTCGGTCTATTTCTTCCTGCCCGGCGGCATGGGGATTTCCTTCCTCAAGCAGTATGCGGGCAGCGGCGTCGGCCTGCCGGTGGTCGGCCCTGCGTTCTCCTTCGATCAGGGCATCCTGCAGGCGGTGGGCGATGCCGCGCTGGGGGTGAAGAACACCTCGCAGTGGAACAAGGACATCGACAATGAGGCGAACGCCGCCTTCGTCGCCTCCTTCCAGGAAAAATACGGCCGCCTGCCGTCGCTTTACGCCAGCCAGGGCTTTGACACCGCCAACCTGATCCTGAGCGCGCTGGACAAGGCGGAGCCTGCCGATCAGGACGCCTTCCGGGCGGCGCTGAAGGCGGCAGATTTTGCCTCCGTGCGCGGCAGCTTCAAGTTCGGGGACAACCATCACCCGATCCAGGACATTTACGTCCGCGAAGTGATCAAGGAAGGCGATGTATATACCAACAAGATCATCGCCACCGGCCTGAAAGACCACGCCGACGCCTATGGCGGCGAGTGCAAGATGTAA
- a CDS encoding TonB family protein — MKRAAELTVFAGIAALIHAALFAAAPGSGAQSSGAGGEALVSVQAADAAVAEMVEAWQRPPQNMPQLEPDLSQPPTVPAAPAVPQFELAQAPRAAAQIALARPAPAGTLEVETATAPPPPKKQPETAAKPAPRPKAVPEPRQARKAEQTAASRAGQRAAGSGGGAQAGQAGNAAAATAQAGQEAKLQAVWGARIRARIERRKRFPAGASGSGVAVVRITVSRSGRLLDYRIAKSSGSAAFDQAALQAVARAGTFPSAPQKLGLSQLTFTLPMAFSK, encoded by the coding sequence ATGAAACGCGCCGCCGAGCTCACCGTCTTTGCCGGGATCGCCGCGCTGATCCACGCTGCGCTGTTTGCCGCCGCGCCCGGTTCCGGCGCCCAGTCGAGCGGCGCGGGCGGCGAGGCGCTGGTTTCGGTCCAGGCCGCCGATGCCGCCGTTGCCGAAATGGTGGAAGCCTGGCAGCGCCCGCCGCAGAACATGCCGCAACTTGAGCCGGACCTGAGCCAGCCGCCAACTGTCCCGGCGGCCCCCGCAGTGCCGCAATTCGAACTGGCCCAGGCGCCGCGCGCAGCAGCGCAAATTGCGCTGGCCCGGCCCGCGCCCGCCGGCACGCTGGAGGTGGAGACAGCCACAGCCCCGCCGCCGCCCAAGAAACAGCCGGAAACCGCAGCCAAGCCAGCCCCCCGTCCCAAGGCGGTGCCCGAACCGCGGCAGGCGCGCAAGGCCGAGCAGACCGCGGCCAGCCGGGCCGGGCAGCGGGCGGCGGGATCAGGGGGCGGTGCACAGGCCGGGCAGGCCGGAAACGCTGCCGCTGCCACCGCCCAGGCCGGGCAAGAGGCCAAGCTGCAAGCGGTCTGGGGCGCCAGGATCCGCGCCCGCATCGAACGCCGCAAACGGTTCCCCGCGGGTGCCAGCGGCAGCGGCGTGGCGGTGGTGCGGATCACCGTGTCCCGCTCCGGCCGGCTGCTGGATTACCGGATTGCCAAATCCTCCGGCAGCGCCGCGTTCGACCAGGCGGCGCTGCAGGCGGTCGCCCGCGCCGGGACATTCCCCTCCGCGCCCCAAAAACTCGGCCTCAGCCAGCTCACCTTCACCCTGCCCATGGCCTTCTCGAAATAA
- a CDS encoding ExbD/TolR family protein, producing MLLDLPAKPRRNPSLTPMIDVVFLLLVFFMLASRFGTEAVLDLPLAGQGGPYTGPPRLIGIGPNNLDINGVPVADSNLAQALAPLMRTPGDMLVLRGRGQAGLQRLTDVTALLRQAGFTNFVLVE from the coding sequence ATGCTGCTGGACCTGCCCGCCAAACCCCGCCGCAATCCGAGCCTGACGCCGATGATCGACGTGGTGTTCCTGCTTTTGGTGTTCTTCATGCTGGCCTCGCGCTTTGGCACGGAGGCGGTGCTGGACCTGCCGCTGGCCGGCCAGGGCGGCCCCTACACCGGCCCGCCGCGGCTGATCGGGATCGGTCCGAACAACCTGGACATCAACGGCGTGCCGGTGGCGGACAGCAACCTGGCCCAGGCCCTGGCGCCGCTGATGCGGACGCCCGGCGACATGCTGGTGCTGCGCGGGCGCGGCCAGGCCGGCCTGCAGCGCCTCACCGATGTGACGGCGCTGCTGCGGCAGGCGGGGTTCACCAACTTCGTGCTGGTGGAATGA
- a CDS encoding MotA/TolQ/ExbB proton channel family protein, translating to MTRRAQAALAAVFLTAPLLAAPAAAQNSPAAPVPQIAAEAPAASSPDAPAAPALDVPAAAAPVAPSGTDVALTEAADDAPAAQPLPPADPLPRREELAQTVRDTAAKALNFLRDGGPSIWAIAALSVITLALILWKIWRLALIGAWSRGKAGRAVEAFERGDTGTAMAIVKGRTGIRSRVVAAALAALAALPEDRAREETARVAKLHLGSAATGLGALELIATIAPLLGLLGTVLGMIAAFQALQAAGARADPALLAGGIWEALLTTAAGMAVAIPASAALTWFEAVISRIRRDIEDSATRLFLAAAPAELKLAAE from the coding sequence ATGACCCGTCGCGCCCAGGCGGCCCTTGCCGCCGTGTTTCTGACCGCCCCGCTGCTTGCAGCCCCGGCTGCCGCGCAGAACTCGCCCGCGGCACCGGTGCCGCAGATCGCCGCCGAGGCCCCGGCGGCATCCTCGCCTGACGCGCCAGCGGCACCCGCATTGGACGTCCCGGCAGCCGCCGCGCCTGTGGCCCCGTCCGGCACTGACGTTGCCCTAACCGAAGCCGCCGATGATGCGCCGGCGGCACAGCCGCTGCCGCCCGCAGACCCGCTCCCCCGGCGGGAGGAGCTGGCGCAAACCGTCCGCGATACGGCTGCCAAGGCCTTGAATTTCCTGCGCGACGGCGGCCCGTCGATCTGGGCGATTGCGGCGCTGTCCGTGATCACCCTGGCGCTGATCCTGTGGAAGATCTGGCGCCTGGCGCTGATCGGGGCCTGGTCGCGCGGCAAGGCAGGCCGCGCGGTGGAAGCCTTTGAACGCGGCGACACCGGCACCGCGATGGCCATCGTCAAGGGCCGCACCGGCATCCGCTCCCGGGTGGTGGCCGCGGCCCTGGCCGCCCTCGCCGCCCTGCCAGAGGACCGCGCCCGCGAAGAAACCGCCCGGGTTGCCAAGCTGCACCTCGGCAGCGCGGCCACCGGGCTGGGCGCGCTGGAGCTGATTGCCACCATCGCGCCGCTGCTGGGCCTGCTTGGCACCGTGCTGGGCATGATCGCCGCTTTTCAGGCGCTTCAGGCGGCAGGCGCGCGCGCCGATCCGGCCCTGCTGGCGGGCGGCATCTGGGAGGCGCTGCTGACCACCGCCGCGGGCATGGCAGTGGCGATCCCGGCCTCCGCCGCGCTGACCTGGTTCGAGGCGGTGATCAGCCGCATCCGCCGCGATATCGAAGACAGCGCCACCCGGCTGTTCTTGGCGGCAGCGCCCGCAGAGCTGAAACTGGCGGCCGAGTGA